In the Blautia coccoides genome, TGAGACAAAGGTTAAAATAAATAAAAGAGAATTCTTAGACTGTATTGACAGGGCAACGCTACTCGTCAAAGAAGGAGATAAAAAACCGATTATTATCCACATTGAGGATGGCTCTATGGAACTGCGGATCGATTCCCAAATTGGTTCCATGAAAGAGGATATTGATATTGAAAAAGAGGGAAAGGATATTTTGATCGGCTTTAATCCGAAGTTCTTGATAGATGCGCTGAAGGTTATTGATGATGAGGAAGTCTGTATTTATCTGATGAATCCCAAAGCGCCCTGCTTTATCAGAGATGAGGAGGAACAGTATATTTATTTGATCCTTCCTGTAAACTTTAATGCTGTGAGCCGGTAAGTGTTTAAGACGTGATCAGCTATATCAGTCTGTAAAAACGGGTTTGAAAGCCGTTAGGAGAGAAAAAATGGAAACAATTAAATTAAAAGATGAGTTTATAAAGTTAGGTCAGGCCCTGAAAGCCGCAAATCTTGTGGAGGACGGGGTTGAAGCAAAATATGTCATTCAGGACGGCCTGGTCAAGGTCAATGGTGAGACCGATACAAGACGCGGCCGTAAACTTTATGACGGGGATTTGGTAACTTATGACGGACAGGAAATTAAGATAATAAAATAATCGTAATTGTGTGAGAATTAAACAGTTACCGGTTATTTATATTTCAAATATCAGAAAGGCATTTTGCTGACCCCAACAACAGGTGTTTACATGTATATTGAGTCTATAGAACTGAAAAATTACAGGAATTACAATCTTTTGTCCCTGCAGTTTGACAAGGGAACGAATATTCTCTATGGAGATAACGCCCAGGGAAAGACAAATATTCTGGAGGCTGTATATCTGTGTGGCACTACAAAATCACACAGAGGCAGTAAAGACAGGGAGATGATCCGGTTTGAACAGGACGAATCTCATATCAGAATGTTTGTAAACAAGGATGGCGTATCACATAAAATTGATATGCATCTGAAAAAAAATAAAGCCAAGGGTATAGCTATTGATGGTATTCCCATCCGAAGAGCCAGCGAGCTGTTCGGAATTGTCAACATAGTATTTTTTTCACCGGAAGATTTAAATATTATTAAAAACGGTCCCGGTGAGAGGAGAAGATTTATTGATTCCGAGTTATGTCAACTTAATAAAGTGTATTTATCTGATTTATCCAGTTATAACCATGTCCTGAACCAGAGGAATAAACTGTTAAAGGATATTGGGTATCAAAGCAGCCTTGCGGCTACTCTGGATGTGTGGGATGAACAACTGGTACGTTACGGAAAATCCATCATTGAAAGCCGTCATGAATTTATCCGTGATATAAATGATATTATCGGAGGGATACATAGCAGCATAACAGGCGGAAAAGAAAAGATTGAACTGGTTTATGAGCCAAATGTAAAGAGTGATGAGTTTTACGAACAGCTCCAAAAAAATCGGGAAAAAGATTTTAAATTCAGAAATACCTCATCCGGACCACACAGGGATGATTTATGTGTTAGAATAAATGACATTGATATCCGTAAGTTTGGTTCTCAGGGACAGCAGCGCACAGCAGCTCTTTCCCTGAAATTATCAGAAATCTATCTGGTGCAGAAGAAGATAAAAGATGTTCCAATCCTTCTTCTGGATGATGTTCTGTCAGAACTGGATGCAAACAGGCAGAATTATCTGCTGGACAGTATCCGGGATGTGCAGACTATGATAACCTGTACAGGTTTGGATGATTTTGTCAATAAGAGATTTGAAATCAATAAATTGTTTAAAGTGGTGGAGGGGACAGTAGCCCCCTGAGACGACCAGTGGAAAACCGGTGAGCATTGCCGGTAAACAGGAGGAAATGCATGAGCACAGAAATTAAAACAGAGTATGGAGCAGATCAGATTCAGATACTGGAGGGATTGGAGGCCGTTAGAAAAAGGCCCGGTATGTATATCGGCAGTACCTCGGCCAGAGGTCTTCACCATCTGGTGTATGAGATCGTAGATAATGCGGTAGATGAAGCTTTGGCCGGTTACTGCGATACCATAGAGGTATATATAAACGAGGATAATTCCATTACTGTTATCGACAACGGCCGCGGTATTCCCGTGGGAATCAACCACAAAGCCGGTATTCCGGCTGTTGAGGTGGTATTTACGATCCTTCACGCCGGCGGTAAATTCGGCGGCGGGGGATATAAGGTATCCGGCGGTCTTCACGGCGTTGGCGCGTCTGTTGTAAATGCCCTCTCCACATGGCTGGAGGTAACGATTTATCATGAGGGTAAAGTATACCGTCAGCGCTATGAACGTGGTAAAACTATTTATAAACTGAAAGTGATCGGTGACTGTGACCCGGATAAGAGAGGCACTATGGTGACTTTTCTTCCTGATCCTGATATATTTGAGGAGACTGTGTTTGATTTCAGTACCCTGAAACACAGGTTCCGTGAAATGGCCTTTCTGACAAAAGGGCTGAAGATCATTGCTGTTGACAAAAGGGATGAAGAGCCGAAGGAAGTGATCTTTCACTATGAGGGTGGTATCAAGGAATTTGTGCAGTATCTGAACAGAAGTAATTCTTCCCTTTATGAAGATATCCTTTATTTTGAAGGGACAAAAGACGGCGTGGTGGTGGAAGTCGCCATGCAGCATAATGATTCCTATACAGAAAATACTTATGGTTTTGTAAATAATATAACCACTCCTGAGGGTGGTACTCACATTGTGGGATTTAGAAATGCCCTGACCAAAACCTTTAATGAATATGCCAGAAAAAATAAAATTTTAAAAGAAAGTGAGTCAAATCTTTCCGGTGAAGATATCCGTGAAGGTTTGACTGCCATAATCAGCGTTAAGATAGAGGACCCCCAGTTCGAGGGACAGACAAAACAAAAGCTCGGCAACAGTGAAGCCAGGGGTGCTGTTGACAATGTTGTGAGCAGCCAGCTTGAAATTTTCCTGGAGCAGAATCCTTCGGTTGCGAAAACCATCATTGAAAAGTCAGTATTGTCCCAGAGAGCAAGGGATGCGGCGAGAAAAGCCAGAGAGCTGACAAGAAGGAAGTCTGCACTGGAGGGAATGTCTCTCCCCGGAAAACTGGCAGACTGTATGGACAAAGACCCTTCAAAATGTGAAATCTACATTGTAGAGGGAGATTCTGCCGGTGGCTCTGCAAAAACAGCAAGAAGCCGTGCCACACAGGCGATCCTTCCCCTGAGAGGCAAGATTTTGAACGTGGAGAAGGCAAGACTTGATAAAATATACGCGAATGCCGAGATCAAGGCCATGATCACTGCTTTTGGAACGGGTATTCATGAAGATTTTGATATCAGTAAGCTTCGCTATGACAAAATTATCATCATGACTGATGCCGATGTGGATGGTGCCCATATAGCAACACTTCTGCTGACGTTTTTATATCGTTTTATGCCGGAGCTGATCAAACAGGGTCATGTATACCTGGCGAAACCGCCGCTGTTTAAAATTGAGAAGAACAAGAAGGTTTTCTATGCCTATTCTGAGAAGGAACAGGATGAAATATTAAATGAGATCGGCCGTGACGGCAACAACAGGATCCAGCGTTATAAAGGTCTGGGAGAGATGGATGCGGAACAGCTCTGGGAGACAACCATGGATCCGGAACGCAGAATTCTTTTAAGAGTCACTATGGATGAGGAGGCGTCATCTGAAATTGACTTGACATTTACCACTCTTATGGGGGATAAAGTTGAGCCAAGGCGCGAATTCATAGAAGAAAATGCAAAATATGTTAAGAATCTCGATATATAACCTCATAAACCGGCAAAAGGGATGGAATATGCTTGCTTTGCCGCAGACTGAGTTTACGGACAGCGGAAACGGAATTAAGGAGAAGCTAAATGGAAGATAATATTTTTGATAAAGTCCAGGAAGTGGACTTACAGAAAAAAATGGAGGAGTCCTACATTGAGTATGCCATGAGTGTTATTGCATCCAGGGCACTGCCGGATGTCAGGGACGGTCTGAAGCCGGTACAGAGAAGAATTCTGTACTCCATGATAGAACTGAATAATGGTCCGGACAAACCTCACAGAAAATGTGCCCGTATTGTGGGTGATACCATGGGTAAATACCATCCCCATGGAGACAGCTCCATTTACGGTGCCCTGGTCAACATGGCACAGGACTGGTCCACAAGGTATCCTCTGGTAGATGGTCATGGAAATTTTGGTTCTGTGGATGGTGACGGTGCTGCCGCAATGAGGTACACAGAAGCCCGTCTGAGCAAAATTTCTATGGAAATGTTGGCGGACATCAATAAAAATACCGTTGATTTTGCTCCAAACTTTGATGAGACGGAAAAAGAACCCCTTGTTCTGCCGTCCAGATATCCCAATCTTCTGGTAAACGGTACATCAGGTATCGCAGTAGGTATGGCGACAAATATTCCTCCTCACAATTTAAGGGAGGTTATTTCTGCTGTAGTAAAGATCATTGACAATATCATAGAGGAGGACAGGGATACTGAACTGGAGGAAATTCTCTCCATCATCAAGGGACCTGATTTCCCAACGGGGGCCATGATCTTAGGTACAAGGGGAATCGAGGAGGCATACCGTACAGGCCGCGGAAAGGTCAAAGTACGGGCAATTACCGATATCGAGACACTGCCCAATGGCAAGAGCCAGATCATTGTCACAGAGCTGCCTTACATGGTCAATAAAGCACGTTTGATTGAGAAGATGGCAGAACTTGTAAGGGACAAGAAAATAGATGGGATTACGGCTATTAACGACCATTCCAACAGGGAAGGTATGCGTATCTGTATTGAGCTTAGAAGGGATGCCAATGCCAATGTTATTCTGAACCAGCTCTATAAGCATACACAGCTTCAGGACACGTTTGGTGTTATTATGCTGGCACTGGTGAATAATGAGCCAAAAGTTATGAATCTTCTGGATATGCTCAACCACTATCTGCGCCACCAGGAAGAGGTTGTGACCAGAAGGACACAGTATGACCTGAACAAAGCACAGGAGCGTGCGCATATCTTAGAGGGTTTGTTAAAGGCACTGGAACATATTGATGAGGTGATCCGCATCATCCGTGCGTCCAAAACCACACAGGAGGCAAAAGATTCTCTTATGGAGGCTTTTGGTTTCTCTGATGCCCAGGCTCAGGCCATTGTAGATATGAGACTTCGTGCACTGACCGGTTTGGAGAGAGACCGTCTACAGGGCGAGTATAACGAGCTTGTGAAAAAAATTCGGGAATTAAAGGCCATCCTTGCTGACAGAAACCTTCTTCTCCGTGTTATCCGTGAGGAGATATTGGCAATTTCAGATAAATACGGGGATGACAGAAGGACTTCGATCGGATACGATGAATTTGATATTTCCATGGAAGACCTGATACCAAAAGAAAACACAGTTATTGCCATGACAAAATTAGGATATATCAAACGTATGACCGTTGATAATTTCCGCAGTCAGAACAGAGGCGGCAAGGGAATCAAGGGTATGAGCACTATCGATGACGACTATATAGAAGAGCTTTTGATGACAACGACCCATCATTTCCTCATGTTCTTTACCAATATGGGACGGGTTTACCGTATGAAGGCTTATGAGATTCCGGAAGCCAGCAGAACCGCAAGGGGAACTGCTATTATCAATCTTCTTTCTCTGCAGCCGGAAGAAAAAATTTCAGCGGTGATCCCTATTAATGAGTTTAAACAGGGAAATTATCTGTTTATGGCAACAAAAAACGGTCTTGTAAAGAAGACTCCTATTGAAGATTACAGCAATGTGCGTAAGACAGGCCTTGCAGCCATTGCCCTCAGAGAGGACGATGAGCTGATAGAAGTAAAATTTACGGATAATAAGAAAGATATTGTCCTTATAACGAAATTCGGCCAGTGTATCCGTTTCCACGAGACAGATGTAAGAAGTACCGGACGTGTATCAATGGGTGTGCGCGGTATTAATCTGCTGGAGGAAGATGAGGTTATAGGCATGCAGCTCAACTGTCAGGGGGATTATCTGCTTATCGTTTCTGAAAACGGTATGGGTAAGAGAACGTCTGTAGGAGAGTTTACCTGCCAAAACAGGGGCGGTAAAGGTGTAAAATGTTATAAGATAACAGAGAAAACAGGTAATGTAATAGGTGTAAAAGCAGTCAACGAGGAAAATGATATTCTTCTTATTACCACTGAGGGAATTGTCATTCGTCTGGAGTGCAGCACTATTTCTATTCTGGGACGAATAACATCCGGAGTGAAGCTTATGGACTTGAAAGAGGGAGTAACGGTTGCCAGCATTGCCAAGGTAAGAGAAAAGGAAGAAAGTGAAGGCGTGGAGTCAGAAGAGGCAGATTCCCAGACAGAAGAGAACCAAGGAGAGTAAAATGCGTAGATTAAAAGGGCTGCTGTGTTGCGCTCTGGTGATAATGCTTATATTTTCTTTGAGCGGATGCGGCGTGAAGGTAAGTACAAAGTCACCGGAAAGTGTTACGAAATCTATTGTAAATGCATATCAAAAGGGGGACACCGAAGCAGTAAAAAAATGCTTCGGTCTGGACCCTGACAAAAAATGCGCGGAAGAGATCACCCAGGAAATTAAATATAATATGAAACAGTTTGAGGCATACGGTGCATCAGAGGTAAATTTTACAAAATGTGAATCTCTGGGAAATTTCAATGGCTATGATCTGGTTTATGCTATTTACAATCTGATAAAAAAGGACAAGGATGATAAAAAATCAGAAGCTCTGGAAATCCCCTCTATGTCCATGTATTTTGTGAAGGAAAAAGATAAAAAATATCATGTAGTACCTGCAAAAGATGTGACAGATGAGTTGAGCAAAATATCCAGTGAAGAATTCTCAAAGTTTATGAAGACTGACGTTTATAAAACCTACGAGAAGGATTACAAAAAGTTTATCAGGAAAAATCCTAACTTTGAGGAAAACATGAAAAAGGAAATGGAGAAGTAAGGTTACTGTCCATAGTCCTGTGAATAGTAACAAAATAACAGAACTAAACAGCTGGCCATAATATTTTATGTGGCCGGCTGTTATTCATAAGAGCTGTCCGAAAAGCTGATGACAGCAGCAGGATGTCGGAGGAATTCATATTATGAAAAGAATAATGTTAATGGTCGCATATAATATCCTATTGGTACCTTATATGTGGTTCAAGCTGTGCTATTACGCCAGCCATGTAGATAAATATACAGAGGAACAGCGTTACAAGGTACTGCGTTTTATAGACAACCGTGCGATCAAGGGGGGAAGGGTTAAAATTGACGTACACGGACAGGAAAATATACCGGAGCAAAACGGATTTATGTTTTTCCCGAACCATCAGGGTCTCTTTGATGTTCTATCCATTGTAGCGGCTTGTCCACGGCCTTTTTCGGTTGTGATGAAAAAAGAAATTCAGAATATAC is a window encoding:
- a CDS encoding RNA-binding S4 domain-containing protein; translation: METIKLKDEFIKLGQALKAANLVEDGVEAKYVIQDGLVKVNGETDTRRGRKLYDGDLVTYDGQEIKIIK
- the recF gene encoding DNA replication/repair protein RecF (All proteins in this family for which functions are known are DNA-binding proteins that assist the filamentation of RecA onto DNA for the initiation of recombination or recombinational repair.); translation: MYIESIELKNYRNYNLLSLQFDKGTNILYGDNAQGKTNILEAVYLCGTTKSHRGSKDREMIRFEQDESHIRMFVNKDGVSHKIDMHLKKNKAKGIAIDGIPIRRASELFGIVNIVFFSPEDLNIIKNGPGERRRFIDSELCQLNKVYLSDLSSYNHVLNQRNKLLKDIGYQSSLAATLDVWDEQLVRYGKSIIESRHEFIRDINDIIGGIHSSITGGKEKIELVYEPNVKSDEFYEQLQKNREKDFKFRNTSSGPHRDDLCVRINDIDIRKFGSQGQQRTAALSLKLSEIYLVQKKIKDVPILLLDDVLSELDANRQNYLLDSIRDVQTMITCTGLDDFVNKRFEINKLFKVVEGTVAP
- the gyrB gene encoding DNA topoisomerase (ATP-hydrolyzing) subunit B, which translates into the protein MSTEIKTEYGADQIQILEGLEAVRKRPGMYIGSTSARGLHHLVYEIVDNAVDEALAGYCDTIEVYINEDNSITVIDNGRGIPVGINHKAGIPAVEVVFTILHAGGKFGGGGYKVSGGLHGVGASVVNALSTWLEVTIYHEGKVYRQRYERGKTIYKLKVIGDCDPDKRGTMVTFLPDPDIFEETVFDFSTLKHRFREMAFLTKGLKIIAVDKRDEEPKEVIFHYEGGIKEFVQYLNRSNSSLYEDILYFEGTKDGVVVEVAMQHNDSYTENTYGFVNNITTPEGGTHIVGFRNALTKTFNEYARKNKILKESESNLSGEDIREGLTAIISVKIEDPQFEGQTKQKLGNSEARGAVDNVVSSQLEIFLEQNPSVAKTIIEKSVLSQRARDAARKARELTRRKSALEGMSLPGKLADCMDKDPSKCEIYIVEGDSAGGSAKTARSRATQAILPLRGKILNVEKARLDKIYANAEIKAMITAFGTGIHEDFDISKLRYDKIIIMTDADVDGAHIATLLLTFLYRFMPELIKQGHVYLAKPPLFKIEKNKKVFYAYSEKEQDEILNEIGRDGNNRIQRYKGLGEMDAEQLWETTMDPERRILLRVTMDEEASSEIDLTFTTLMGDKVEPRREFIEENAKYVKNLDI
- the gyrA gene encoding DNA gyrase subunit A, whose translation is MEDNIFDKVQEVDLQKKMEESYIEYAMSVIASRALPDVRDGLKPVQRRILYSMIELNNGPDKPHRKCARIVGDTMGKYHPHGDSSIYGALVNMAQDWSTRYPLVDGHGNFGSVDGDGAAAMRYTEARLSKISMEMLADINKNTVDFAPNFDETEKEPLVLPSRYPNLLVNGTSGIAVGMATNIPPHNLREVISAVVKIIDNIIEEDRDTELEEILSIIKGPDFPTGAMILGTRGIEEAYRTGRGKVKVRAITDIETLPNGKSQIIVTELPYMVNKARLIEKMAELVRDKKIDGITAINDHSNREGMRICIELRRDANANVILNQLYKHTQLQDTFGVIMLALVNNEPKVMNLLDMLNHYLRHQEEVVTRRTQYDLNKAQERAHILEGLLKALEHIDEVIRIIRASKTTQEAKDSLMEAFGFSDAQAQAIVDMRLRALTGLERDRLQGEYNELVKKIRELKAILADRNLLLRVIREEILAISDKYGDDRRTSIGYDEFDISMEDLIPKENTVIAMTKLGYIKRMTVDNFRSQNRGGKGIKGMSTIDDDYIEELLMTTTHHFLMFFTNMGRVYRMKAYEIPEASRTARGTAIINLLSLQPEEKISAVIPINEFKQGNYLFMATKNGLVKKTPIEDYSNVRKTGLAAIALREDDELIEVKFTDNKKDIVLITKFGQCIRFHETDVRSTGRVSMGVRGINLLEEDEVIGMQLNCQGDYLLIVSENGMGKRTSVGEFTCQNRGGKGVKCYKITEKTGNVIGVKAVNEENDILLITTEGIVIRLECSTISILGRITSGVKLMDLKEGVTVASIAKVREKEESEGVESEEADSQTEENQGE
- a CDS encoding LptM family lipoprotein, giving the protein MRRLKGLLCCALVIMLIFSLSGCGVKVSTKSPESVTKSIVNAYQKGDTEAVKKCFGLDPDKKCAEEITQEIKYNMKQFEAYGASEVNFTKCESLGNFNGYDLVYAIYNLIKKDKDDKKSEALEIPSMSMYFVKEKDKKYHVVPAKDVTDELSKISSEEFSKFMKTDVYKTYEKDYKKFIRKNPNFEENMKKEMEK